A genomic region of Capra hircus breed San Clemente chromosome 21, ASM170441v1, whole genome shotgun sequence contains the following coding sequences:
- the NMB gene encoding neuromedin-B isoform X2: protein MTLRAGGARLLGGLLLFALLAAGAAPLGWDLPEPRSRASKIRVHPRGNLWATGHFMGKKSLEPPSPSLLGTAPHTSLRDQTRQLSHHLLRVLLQKQALGMSLSVPAPHTQHRRLLVQTLQK from the exons ATGACCCTGCGGGCGGGGGGTGCTCGGCTGCTCGGCGGCCTCCTGCTCTTTGCTCTGCTCGCGGCCGGCGCCGCCCCGCTCGGCTGGGATCTCCCGGAGCCCCGCAGCCGGGCCAGCAAGATCCGAGTGCACCCGCGGGGCAACCTCTGGGCCACCG GTCACTTCATGGGCAAGAAGAGCCTGGAGCCCCCCAGCCCATCCCTACTGGGGACAGCTCCCCACACCTCCCTGAGGGACCAGACACGACAGCTGAGTCATCATCTGCTCAGGGTCCTCCTGCAAAAGCAAGCTCTGGGCATGAGCCTCAGTGTCCCAGCACCTCACACCCAG